GATATATCGTACCCATTCTTTTTCTGCTTCACGGATTCTTTTTCCAATACTTTCATTTCTATCATCAACATCTACACGAATATTTTTTGAAGATATTTTTTCAGACAATTCTTCACAGTGGGAATAGAATTCTTCATTTAAAGGAATAACACGAACTTGAGTGGGGGCAAGCCATAAAGGAAATTGAGGTTTTCTTCCTTCTTTGGAGTCTTTTGCAGCCTTTTCTAACAGAGCATAAATTATTCTTTCAATGGCACCACTAGGGGAATTATGCAATATTACAGGATGTTTAGATTGATTATGTTCATCAATGTAATCAATCTCATATCTTTCTCCGTTTTCAACGTCAATTTGATCTGTGGATAGTGCAGAAGCCTTACCAAGATTATCTATAAAATTAAATTCCCATTTTAAAACAAAATAAAAGAACTTTTCTTTCCACATTTCAACAAGAACCGGTCTACCATGTTTTTTTACTAATTCTTCAATGGAGGATTTGTTTTCATTGTAAAAATCTTCAGTGAATCTAATTGCCATCTCATAATCAGAGTCTTCAATTCCAAGCTCATGTAAAACACTTTGAGAAAGATCAAATCGAATTTTTATCTCGTCAACTGCTTGCGGTAAATCTTTGCAAAATGCATGGCAATCAGGCATAGTAAATGCTCTTAGTCTCCTTAAGCCAACTAGTTCACCGGATTGCTCTCGTCTGAAACTATAACGAGTAAGCTCGTATAATTTGTATGGTAAATTTTTGTAAGACAATTGATGATGATTAGCCATCAAGAACTGCCCAAAACAGGCAGCAAATCTTAGGAATAATTTTTTTCCTTCTGAATCAATATTGTATTGTCGTGCTGGAAATCGATTAAAGTAACTCACCATACTTGGATGCTCAGAGTCATACATGATTGGAGTCTCAACTTCACATCCACCATATTCTTTTACCCTATCAGTAACATATCTTTCAATTAAGGATTTTATCAAACGTCCATTGGGATAAAATCTCATATTTCCCGAATCAGAAGCTGGCTCATAATCAGCTATTGCCATTTTTTTCATTAGTGCAACATGTGGAGGTGGCTCATCGACTTTTCGAATTTTTGCAGATTCATATTTTGCCAAAATCTCCAATTTTTTATTTTTTGAAAAATCAAAATCACCAATGTTTATCATATTTCCATCAGGAGTCATTATCTTCCAATAAGAACGAATTTTTGATTCACCCTTTAGAGCATCAGATGTAATTTCTTTGTCTCCAGATACTGAAGAGTCTTTTGTGACAACTTTGGAGCTTTCAGCTAATGGGTGACCCTTTACTTGAATTTTGTACGACTTTGTCCAACCAAATGGCGAATGAGAGACTTCAAGTTCTGATGCATTACCCTCCATTTCTTTGAGTAGTGAAATAGCAACGGATG
The window above is part of the Nitrosopumilus sp. genome. Proteins encoded here:
- a CDS encoding threonine--tRNA ligase is translated as MRILQLHCDSIEYTPTKKEIKSAEEIEDPKTTLLQEIVVAFVAIEDGDDSSVALNAISQIKKSMEKIGCRKLLLYPYAHLSSNLAKPSVAISLLKEMEGNASELEVSHSPFGWTKSYKIQVKGHPLAESSKVVTKDSSVSGDKEITSDALKGESKIRSYWKIMTPDGNMINIGDFDFSKNKKLEILAKYESAKIRKVDEPPPHVALMKKMAIADYEPASDSGNMRFYPNGRLIKSLIERYVTDRVKEYGGCEVETPIMYDSEHPSMVSYFNRFPARQYNIDSEGKKLFLRFAACFGQFLMANHHQLSYKNLPYKLYELTRYSFRREQSGELVGLRRLRAFTMPDCHAFCKDLPQAVDEIKIRFDLSQSVLHELGIEDSDYEMAIRFTEDFYNENKSSIEELVKKHGRPVLVEMWKEKFFYFVLKWEFNFIDNLGKASALSTDQIDVENGERYEIDYIDEHNQSKHPVILHNSPSGAIERIIYALLEKAAKDSKEGRKPQFPLWLAPTQVRVIPLNEEFYSHCEELSEKISSKNIRVDVDDRNESIGKRIREAEKEWVRYILVIGEKEINSENLSIRDRQMGTVRELSFDEFIKEIKVQTQNKPYTGLNLPKHLSKRPQLMV